The region acaaatttgcgagtgctgggggatatggcaccctccgtcgtcatttggcgacaaagcatccggtagaatgtggcactacctctacccaaacccaactaaacttctaacccggtggctcaggttcgtcaggtccaccacgagaagaagacatagtgcaAAATGAAAGTTGTATGGaatggagtattgaataaatggtaaattacgaacaaaacaataaatatagtagtaagtagcaactagtaaacaacttgagcaattagagagaatgatgagagaatagagaaattgagattgagagaaggaaatcctaattaacacaagaatggggtgagtaaaaatgatgagGGAAGTatggtatttataggagtaaaattggaagaaataaaaaaaattaaatttcaaattcaactggtttaccgcctgaaccgacGGTTCAGTCCACTGTTTCCGACGGTTCAAACGGCCGGTTTCtgacaaaaaccggcggtttacgtcaGAAACCGGCCGTTTTCGtctgaaaccgccggtttttctgcacacctagcCGGAATCCCACCGTTGGAACCGTTGAACCGCCAGTttgaaccggcgaaccgccggttacggttcacgATAttcccgaacctgaaccggcccgcttgaaccgccgaaccgccaaccgctttgaaccgccggttccgattcctgttcatgaaccggcggtccggttcggtttgtgcatgtctaACTGGGAGTATCACATAACTGAAATAAAACCCTACCCGAGTCCCAATCCATAATTATCGACAAAACGGGCGGAATAGAGTGACCTTTTTCAACATACAGTCTCAGTCGAAAAGGAATCAATGGCGCGGAAAGAGGCGGTGGCGACTGCCGACGGCGGACCGCCGGAGGTAACTCTGGAGACATCGATGGGTCCCTTCACTGTTGAGATGTACTACCACCATGCGCCTAGGACCTGCGAGAATTTCATAAAGCTCGCTCGCAAAGGCTACTACAACAACGTCAAATTCCACAGAATCATCAAGGTTCCTCGTCTCTCCACATTCATATTCTTTCTCGCGCTAGTACAGCTTTGCCGCATCTGtgattatttttctatttagtTGTTTCGGAGTCGGTTTTGTGCCTTTCTGTATTCGAATTCAAATACTAATTTGTATTTTGTGGTGTTTGAAGGatttcattgtgcaaggaggtGATCCTACCGGAACTGGAAGGGGTGGCGAGTCCATCTATGGGTTTGTGCCTCTCATTTGCTTTTACCTCTCTTTGCTAATTACTTGTGCGTATTTCTTAGGGATTTGTTTTTCTCTCGGTGTATATTTTAGATGTTATTTTCATTTCCACTATAAATTCACGTCAAGTGTTTTAAGGTATTTAGTGTGGATGCTGATTGGAGCTTACTCATTCTTTGACTTGGATTTTGGATCGGTTAGGTTTTTCATTGGTTTCATCTTGTTTCTTTATGTTGTTTTTATCTAGctagtcattttttttatgttcaaTGAAGATGTTATATGATAAGGTTTCTCGATTTCGTATTGGGATTTATCTTATGGTTTGTATTTACTTACACCTAAATTTGtccaaaaatattttgtttttgagtACAAATAGCTTACCTGTTACATACATCCATCTACCTGCCCGGTTTTGGATGAGTTTTTCAGAAAGTTTTGGTTTAATACTTCAGTGTGTTTTACTTTTACAGCAAGCACTTTGATGACGAGATACATAGGGAGTTGAAGCATACAGGTGCTGGTATCTTATCCATGGCAAATGCTGGTCCAAATACTAATGGAAGCCAGTTTTTTATAACTTTGGCTCCTGCTCCTTCTCTGGATGGTAATCGTTTTAGTCTTGAAAGTTTgaatatgaagaaaattatATACTAACAGCATTTGTTTTCCAACCTTGATGCCATTAAATTTGATTATTGACATGTGATATTTTGATTCTTCTTGTTTGTAACCAGCGTGTTGATATCTGAAACTAGGATATGCTTGCAAATGAGATTATCTGAATCCATTTAGGGGGGTGTGGGTGTTTGGTAGGCTATAGGGTGGGGGACGCGTAGCAGCAGGAGGGAggagaagaattttttttttttttttggggggggggggttggtTGTGGGGggcaggagagagagagagatggagagagagagatggagagagaggaggagggcTATTAAAGTCAAGAGCATAAATTTGAAGAGATAGATACACAATCACACCTTCTTTCCCCTGATTATTTATCATAATGAGATAGCTATTTTGTGCTTGCTTTGATCGGGCCGACTATTTAACACGGGCCACACTTATAATTTATCTAGGCTACCAAACGTCCATTTAAAGCTGATAACTTAACTATCTTGCCTTATCTACCCTTACCAAACACCCCCCTTATTGTATTCTGTATGGAGGTTgatgaattttatattttcagtttAAAGTTGATTTTGTATTATAATGATATGCAAGGAGCAGATTCAGAAGGGGAAAAAATATATAGAGAAATTTTAAGAGTTTGTGGTGGGCATAATTGGAGAAcaaaatgatataaataaaatatgttgaGGGAGGTGTGCGCATTTTCCCCTTATACTCCTCACATGGCTGTTATTCATCTGCTGTTTCTGCTTAGGTGTTTTGATCTGAACCATCTTGATTTGGTTGCAATTATTAATTACTTCAAACTTTAGCATGATTTATTACATGTTTTGACATGTGTTTCACAAATTTGTCTCTATAGGAAAGCATACGATATTTGGTAGAGTATGCAGGGGAATGGAAATAATCAAGAGGCTTGGCAGCATTCAGACTGATAACACCGATCGGTATACTCGTTGAGTTGTTATTCTTTATTCTCTGTATTAAACTAGATTGTGTGAAACAGTAGCATACATGAATGAAATTTCCGTAGGTTGGCTTTCGCCTGGCAGTAGAATAAGACATTTTACAACCCACCAGAAAATTATCTCATTCATTACAATAACATTGAAGTAGTCTCATCTCTATGTCGATGTTAGGGAGGTCCCTTTCCCCAAATGTTGCTCTTTCTCCATTCAATGGGCTAGATTCTGCGTAAACCATTTAGCTCCTGCATGATAGCATTGTTACAGTTCTATCTCCATTCAATGGGCTAGATTTTGCGTAAACCATTTAGTTTCTTCATGATAATGTTGTTTCGATTCACAAGGCATTCACCACTTATTATTTAACCTTTGATTTTCACCATCTGCGTGGGGGAGAATGAATCTGATGTGGTTCTTGGTTAGTGCAGGCCTAAACATGATGTAAAGATACTTCGCGCGAATGTTAAGGAATGAATAGCTCTTTATTGAATCAAGTTTCAAATGATGTGCCACTGAAGCGTTGCATGACTAGTTAACTGTTGATGTCCGGATAAGTTTCACGAGGGGACTTACTTTCAATCCTTCAGTTTCCCAGTTTGGCCATTCTGATTGTTGTAATACTTGATGACACATTGGGAAAACACTCTTATGGTTGAGATTTGAGAACCTATTTATTATAACTAGAGAAATCCGCTTCGTGCAGCTGCTGATGCGCCTACTGCGAATTTTCTGATAGAACAAACATTTACTCATTTACTGTATGCTTTGAGGTGGGATGAGCAATACGCATTAGCTGATACAGGTGCGGTGGGAATGGAATCGATGTctctttatcttattttttcctTGTAATGCATCATGCATGGTTAATTCCCTTATCATACCTACATTTGTTATGTAGAATGTGAATAAGATATAATAATGGTATAATGGTTAATTTATCTAGTTCGCTAGCAGTATTTAGGCTGCacttttctttccttttctgaGCTTTGCCTAACTATTGacatttaccaaaaatataaaaaatgcaaaagcATCAATATCGGACAAAGAGAATGACGGAGCATAAACCAAAACTAAAGTAGTGGTGTGGAATCTGGACTTCACTACTTTTTTCCTATGAGTGAATTTCAAATTTAGTCTTTGAAAAGTGCAATTCATTTTGCTATTATTATTAAACAGTGAAGTACATAATAATCGCATACTACTACCTTTCTCCACCAAAAATAGACATAGTTAtgtatgacacgagttttaatgtgcaattaataaagtaagagagtgaaaAAAGTAAATGGGAAGTGGTATTCTTGTTGGATCCACATTATTAATAGTATTGTTTAAATGATTAgaactttccatatttagaagTTAACCTAATTTTGGTGAACAgtccaaaatggtaaaactagtctattttttgtggacggaagtagtataatttatggTACTTGAGTCAGTTTTCCGGCCTAAAATGTCTCTTTAAGGCATAGAGgacattttttactttccacCCAAGTGGAGGTGAAAAATAAATCACACCtcatgagagagagaaatttctttaaatagaatctttctatttttaggggatgaattaaaaagaaaagagtttttatttttaggggacggagaTAGTACGATATTTTCTTTGACTTTCCATCCAAATActaaatgtgatatttttacaTATTTGGATACTTGAAAttgaaatgatattttaaatttatctaaaattaataaatgaaatttatgtCAAATCATCAGTCTAtctttcttagagcatccacaataagacGGATATCCCGGCTGacaagcactaggacatcccaaaaacacctcatgtcacgtcactaggacatcccactgcactgccacatcactaggacatcccactgcacaatagtggacaagcACTAGGAAGGACACCCCAacaaacaaattcacaaattcacaaatacataattaaaatttcaaatacgGATGGAGAAAGTGCAAtcataatttcattaaaataaaaaaattaaaagtacaattcaataaaaaaacacaacaatttccacaaattacattataaatatcaacgtgcactcttccgcgcccacaactcttcaattatatccaGCTGGAACTGGATATGAGCTTCTTGTTGGCGCATATCCGCAAATGCTGGACCCGTGCGGCGTCCTCATGAGGTATCCCCATTtgtacattggcggtggccacgccgtggcttggaccgacaGCATCTTCATTGACCCAATCAGCCAGTTCTACACCTTCTTGTtcaacgatcatgttgtgcatgataatatatgcgtacatgacatcagcaatgcagtcgtcATACCACAAACGTGTTGGTGTAATACctaacccctctgacgtatacatTTATaatcaacaaattcaaattaaaataaagaaatcgCATAATATTAATTACATCACCATCCAAATCTATAATTACAAACTCCATCatatattaggtttatttaCAAATATTCTAAATCCGCACATATAAAtaaacatcaaatatcataaacaatttcagatccatatgcatatgcctctctggtcaatttattattctgtgacaaatCAAGTCTGGTATCTgaccgggattcctctatgacccgaaggtccctctgtatttggactcataggccCCTCTGTATTTTCAGATATAGGGCAAAACCGTCACAGATCCTTTTTAATCATATGATTCATGTAATTTCAATACCACATGTAAAACATATCAATTCTATCAGCTACATATCCATATTATACATCAAATAATTTCACTATGGTATATAAATATATCCTTTGCACCTATCATATATTCACTATATAATTCCAATAAAATGTATAAAACATACCTATTCCACCAATCACATATCGTATCATACTCCACCATCATTTTCAAATTACACATAATCCAAATATTTACTTCAATTCAGCCTATCACGGCCAATCAtataaaacacataaaattaaaagtatgaTTTTATCCACGATTAATACTCTAGCCGGACGGTTGATTCCTCTTCCCACTCTATGGTTCTTAATCCCATCATCAACTATTCTTCAATTGTTTCTTCCTTTCCTCCTTCCGTTTATTCTCCATAAAAAATAGGCATCCTACTTAACCGAGCATATAACTTATATCCTACTCCAATCCTATTATGTCAGTATGTTCACCGATTTTGCTATATTCTTTTactattttaatgatatcattCTTAAAGCTTAGCTATAGTAATGCCTTGTCAACCAAATTACTAATATAGATGTACACATGTTTCTTTTATAATGTGCCAATGCATGAACTTACCCACGTCATTAtccatttttccatttaatttcctatttaaatataaactttaatttattaactaaaacaatatgtatatatatacacacacttaCATATGTCAACTTTACACATATTAACACATAATATATACGTACATATATCTACATAATAAATATGGTGTATTATAGTACtacaataataatatatttacctcacatgtgtatatatgtgtactTAGCCATATTTAATTATCGTCGTCTTATTGCAAAATATTACCATACCCACttactatcatttttttatattgacgAATTACATGCAAATATGTAAACTGATACAAAATTTGGGTCACGAATGTTACAGTTGGACCCTTCACCGCCGCCCATCGAGTCTGGAGCAAATGCCCGCTCCatatccttccgcgccgcctcttgTCGATGCGCAAAATGATCTTCTTTTGATCTAttggcatctgatcgtcttcacaaagacgggccacttagggtatatctcatccgccaaatagtagctCATATCGTGCTAGTTGCCGTTGGCGATCgtgaccgcccatacaagggtaccacaacgcggcgatcgtgaccgacatgcatggataacaatttaaaaagaacatcttgattaacttaaaggaagaaaacaacttagtttaaagagtttaaagttaacatttttttttgaaaagacatacggtaaaatacttttaaaaaggacaacgggaaaaattagacttaagaaatacatcaactaactaaagttgaacaaatacttaacttaaatctcgaagaataaaattttcaaaagataatgtaaacactagtttaaaactcatcaccaccatacatgttcacacacaaaacataaaggaaagattaagtcttgagtcatagttcaagttatagcagcggaaaatacggatcaaggagagtcaaggacgacgcctatgtatgacgacacaacgcatcctaagtacttaagccagctcaacatccactgcaacatcccgctcaacctgcacataagaaaataatatgcagggctgagtacttgttgtactcaatgggcttatgccgaaaatattttaataatagttatgtcatccataccagtgatctcgagttttatgtagtaagaaaatatcacgagaaacacaaaaatattcaagtctggccagacaatttatctccccacttttcacatcaatccatcaatcacatcacagtgcgacgatagtgtggccacactattcgcccacgagaccggccgacttccAAGGACGGCTcgcgatcccaccagtgtacacagcccgatagggtttacggccctactcggacccgaattcgtttcacaacacagccatatagcctaacggagtaaactcatatgaactaggcatcaggcacacaatctcataacaaaaaaaaacaacatggcatgacataacagttaaaccacccttatatctccacataatatttttcggaaaagta is a window of Salvia splendens isolate huo1 chromosome 3, SspV2, whole genome shotgun sequence DNA encoding:
- the LOC121797320 gene encoding peptidyl-prolyl cis-trans isomerase CYP18-2-like isoform X1 yields the protein MARKEAVATADGGPPEVTLETSMGPFTVEMYYHHAPRTCENFIKLARKGYYNNVKFHRIIKDFIVQGGDPTGTGRGGESIYGKHFDDEIHRELKHTGAGILSMANAGPNTNGSQFFITLAPAPSLDGKHTIFGRVCRGMEIIKRLGSIQTDNTDRPKHDVKILRANVKE
- the LOC121797320 gene encoding peptidyl-prolyl cis-trans isomerase CYP18-2-like isoform X2 — protein: MARKEAVATADGGPPEVTLETSMGPFTVEMYYHHAPRTCENFIKLARKGYYNNVKFHRIIKDFIVQGGDPTGTGRGGESIYGKHFDDEIHRELKHTGAGILSMANAGPNTNGSQFFITLAPAPSLDGKHTIFGRVCRGMEIIKRLGSIQTDNTDRYTRLNMM